tcgcctcctcccgtaTGGTGTGCGCGAGGATGACGTCCCTCTCGTCGATGCAGATCTTCTCGAACTGGTCGTttggcgcggggggcgggatCTTGGCCTGCGGGTGGTCCGTCGGCAGCAAGAGCCTGTAATTCCTCGCGGACTGGTTACCGAAcgtctcgtcgagctcggcgagcgtgGGTACGGACACGAGCCGCCGGTACGTCACCTCCTTGGGTCTGTCGCCGAACACGAGCCTGGCATCCAccgcaaacgccgccgcgtacaccAACGCCTCGGCGGGAAGCTGCGTCTTCATCTGCGCCCAGAACGGGGACTTCTCCAGGGGCTTTTCCTCGAGTCTGAGCtgatgcgcgacgcgggtgatGAACTGGAGGGattcctcggcgccgcccgggttGCCGGTCATGTGAATCGCGGTGAAGAGCTCCTGGAAGTTGAAGCAcacgccgcggtgcgcctGGTGCGACTTGCACAGGCCCGTCTCCACCACGACCGatcgcggcttcgtcgcgaGGATATGCTCGGCCGCCTCGAAGTTGTTCGTCATGTGGCTCACGCCGAACAGGTGCACCTTGGCCATGCCCTCCTCGAAGGGCTTGAGGATCGTGCCGGGCTCGctgtcgacgacgtccacaAAGGCGACCGTCTtgtgggcgacgcggccggtgccggcgcggcggggcctctggcgctcgcggaaccgcgcgggcgcgagggcccGCGTCCCAAGGGCACCTACGGATCGCGCGGATGACATCGCGTCGAGATTAACGCAGAGGGTCGACAGACGCGAGGAGTGATGTGACCCTATCCGCGAAACCCTGAAGACCTTTTTATCGGGAATTTTCCTGCTGGTGTGACCGGCGAAACACGTAAAAACTTTCGCCTGAGTGTTACTCGCCAagcatctccgccgcgcgcatcctaacctcggcgatgacccTCACCCGCCCTTACCCCCCCCGGCGATGCCACCATCACTCCGCTCACTCggtcccccgccccgcgcgcgacgcccaaACCAAACTCGAGCCTCGGGGACCCGGCGGCATCGTTCCTTTTCattcccgcgtcgcccgtcgccgtatCCCGGATCCTCCGCACAGCCTTCGCGAGGTACAGCGTCCGTCGCCTCTCCGGCGTCAactccgcgagctgcgccgccCTCATCGacaccccccgcgcctccgccgccctcgcctcctccgccgccctcgcctttGTCCGCTCCGTCTCGAGTCGAGCCAttgcggcggcgctcaagacGACGGGACCcgacccgcgcctcgccgacgcgtcctcctcgagctcgggcacgccgcgcgccagcgCCCGCTTCCGTCTATCGCGCCTGTCCGCGatggccctcgcgcgccgcatcAGGGCACTCACGACCTTGGGcgtggcgccgcggggatcccgcgggcgccaaacCTCGATGACGCCTCTTCTCGCGCCGAGGaaaaccgccgcggacctcgcggggaGGCGCCAGGAGTAGtcttcatcgtcgtcgtcgttgtcgtcgtcgcggtcgacgtcgttcgtggcgacggccgcggcggccacgatggcgtcgaccgcgcgccccgagacgtctcgcggcgtcgggctcgggctcggttGTCGATCCCGCGGGGAACTggaatcgtcgtcgccgggggggGAACTcccgggggtgccgagaGAGCGCAGCGGttgcgacgcgggcgacgtcggcgggtccctcgcgagcggaGACGGCGTGgatcgctcgtcgtcgtcgtcgccgtcctcgtcgccgccgccgtactcCTCGAAGTCGTCTCCGTAGGTGTCGTCACGCGTCACAGTCACGTCCCCACCCGGGGGTCCCTGGCTGGCGTCCGATTGTTCCGCGACggggggctcgggctcctccttctcggggaccgcgtcctcctcgtagAATTCGTCGCTgtacgcctcctcctccgatgAGCGATCCCCGACGCTGGTATCGTCTTCTATCGGCAGGTCGGGTTCGGGGGGCGGACCGACGATGAGGTCGGGGCGCATCGGACCTTCGTCGCGGGCATCTCTCGCGGTTTCCTCCGCTGCAGCTTCCCCCGTGCCCATCTCGGCGGTCCCTTCCGAGGCGTCGACATcaccggagacgacgacgtcgtgctcgATGTCAACAGAACCGCTGAGATCCTCGGGGAgctccacctcgtcggcgatggaAGACCCCGACGTGGACATGGCGCTGCCGGCAGTGCGCTTCCGGAGCTTCGTCAGCTCCGAGTCGTGCGTTTCAGTTCGGGGGTGCTCTTCGCGCGATTCGCGACTCGTCCACTGGCAACCTGGTCAGGGAATTTTGTCAAAAATTTGCCGCCGAGAGCCCGCGACCTTTCCGTTCGCCAAAAAGCTTAAACGTCGTCGCATTCTGAGACGCGCCTGGCGGGAGTTGACGGGCGAGACGCCTCGCAGCTGCGATGACGTTAAGCAGATCATGGAGCAAGCGCGCCATGATCTCCAGCGACAGCTACTGGACCAAGATGTGCACCTACACCACGGTGAAGAAGGCGCAGATAATTGACCCGAAGATCGCCCTCTCGCACAAGGCGGTCATGATAGCAATAACCGCGTGGATCCTTACCGGCGTCTTCAGGGACTTCAACTACGTCCTGTCCGAGACACCCGGCACGAGTGTCAACGCCTACATCGACCAGGCCGGCTTTTACGACCAGCAGACTAAACTCCAGGCCGCACCCCCGTGGTACTGCAACAATCCCAAGACAGATTACAACTACAGCGCGACGTGGAGATACGAGAACAACGACTGCTTGTTCGGCCTcacgctcgcggacgtcatGACAAAGACCGAGAGCGCGGTGTTCATCACCACCTACTTCCAGGACACCCCTTCAGATGCCACGtcggctgccgccgcgggcttgacCGCCAAGAACTACTTCGTCCCGGGCGTCGACCAGATGATGCTGTGGTTCGACCACTCGGTTATCACCTCGTGGGGAACCAAGGTCACGAACCCCTCGTTCGACGTCACGAGCTTCGGTTCCGACGCCGTGCTCAAGTCGTACACGAGGGGGCAAGAGGTCGGGATCAAGCTCGAGGATCTCCTGGCGATGACCGGCGcgaacctcgacgccgagaacgTCGCGTCCTTTGGAGCGCCGCTCTACCGAATCACCGGGCTTCACGTGCAGATGAGCGTCCAGTACGGCAACATGCACGCGGGGGAGGCGttcgacccggacgacgtgcgcgggcggggtACCGTGCGGTACTCCCCCGGGGTGTGGACCTCGCTCGGGCCCAAGATCGTGTACAAGAaggggagcgacggcgagcttCACAAGTTTCAGCGGTACCACtacgtcctccgcgtcagCCTGGAGCAGGGCGGCACGGTGGGCAGGTTCGACTTCATGACCCTGCTCGtgaacctcgccgtcgcgtccgcgatgctCGGGGTGGCGGTCACGGTCGTGGACACCGCGTCGGAGTACCTGGTGGGCAACTTCGACGACATGAAGTACGACGACAGGAACGATTGGATGACtctcgaggcgctcaaggcgcacGCGCTGGAACAGGGGATACTGGACAAGTTCGCGGAGGATAGCGGGCTGGAGCTcctggaggacgacgtgaTGCGAGATCTAAAATCGAGAGCCCAGGCGAAGCAGGAGAGGACGAAGGACGCCCTTCGAAAGGCTGccggggtcggcgcggggttggGCGGCAAGGGTGAGAAGGGCGGCCTCGGTGAGAAGGGCGGCGTGGGTCTGAGGTCGCTGGCGTCTGGCGGAAAGGCGAGCGCTAACGGGTCAGCAtcgggtcgcgtcgcgcccgcacCGATGCGGGGTAACATGTTCAGGCCGGCTCCCGACAGGGGCACtctcacgccgtcgccctcgaacGTCGTGTCCAGGATGCTCGCCGAGCAGCAGGCGTTGGGGCTGGGCGACGAAgactccgacggcgacggcgagaagtGAGCCCTCGTGCGTGTATCGGCTAGGTTTCTAGATGTTTTAAACTATCTAAGCGCTACTGATAGTTACGACGGGGCTAGGTCATATCAAGTTTATGATGGAAGGCATCGCGGCGAGTATGACTATGGTAATCAAGAGGAGGGCCGTCGCAAGCCAGCTGTTCCGTTTCAGGTAATCAAGCGACGCGCGGTACAAAGACGGTTCCTCGCGCACTTGCAGCACCAGACCGTCGTAACCGTCGGCAGTTTCGTCGAACGATACCTGCCGCTTGGGTCTCTTGTCCACCAGCCTACGTCGGGGCGGGTCAgttcagccgcggcggagttcGTTAAAAGAAATGGGGAAACAACGGGACAGTGGGTGGGGAGATGACGGGACGAGGACGCACCCTCTATTCTCCCTGTCAATGTCCGTGCGAACGAGCGCCGGCCTCAGCGCAGAGGACGGCTTCGACGTCGAAAGTATTTGCGAGGTCATTCCGCGATGAATCCCGCTCCGATTCAACCCCTGGCGTCTTCGCGGGGCACGGGAATGCCAGCTGGTGCCAAACGTCTCGGTAAAAGCGCTGAGCTGCTGAGCTTTCACTTGAGACGTCGGCCAATTTTCGCGTCGGCTCTCTCTTTGTCACACGTCCCATGATCACATGGTATGGGAGAGTCGGTTTCTCGAGAATTGGGGAAAAAAAGGGGCACGCGACGCACAAGTAAACAGTTAAAAAGGGGAAACCGTTTTGAAACAAGTTTCGGATTCTCGTGATAAATCCCCGATAGAACTTGACTGCTTCGCTGTACTCCGGCGAGTAGAACACACTGGAAGCCATAAGCAAATTAAgtgttaccttcgtatccCGTATGACCGACGCGATATCCGCGACGTTTTAAGGAACCAAGCGACATCTGTCGGCAAAAA
This DNA window, taken from Micromonas commoda chromosome 2, complete sequence, encodes the following:
- a CDS encoding predicted protein encodes the protein MAKVHLFGVSHMTNNFEAAEHILATKPRSVVVETGLCKSHQAHRGVCFNFQELFTAIHMTGNPGGAEESLQFITRVAHQLRLEEKPLEKSPFWAQMKTQLPAEALVYAAAFAVDARLVFGDRPKEVTYRRLVSVPTLAELDETFGNQSARNYRLLLPTDHPQAKIPPPAPNDQFEKICIDERDVILAHTIREEASLADAGPGAVVAVVGSDHLAGVEARWDAFVRSGGTEGALSAAELDAILAAPETAKEDVGQRLAIMQRLLGLRCTESLVGDAMQALDDDLNKLVGDEIIAFNATSELYGSARMLLSCVEDEELREAVIGGFKCDMTEVLKPASDVRPSKGGIGWSEEAIVWLRTSSSVDLAPLSGGD
- a CDS encoding predicted protein, giving the protein MSTSGSSIADEVELPEDLSGSVDIEHDVVVSGDVDASEGTAEMGTGEAAAEETARDARDEGPMRPDLIVGPPPEPDLPIEDDTSVGDRSSEEEAYSDEFYEEDAVPEKEEPEPPVAEQSDASQGPPGGDVTVTRDDTYGDDFEEYGGGDEDGDDDDERSTPSPLARDPPTSPASQPLRSLGTPGSSPPGDDDSSSPRDRQPSPSPTPRDVSGRAVDAIVAAAAVATNDVDRDDDNDDDDEDYSWRLPARSAAVFLGARRGVIEVWRPRDPRGATPKVVSALMRRARAIADRRDRRKRALARGVPELEEDASARRGSGPVVLSAAAMARLETERTKARAAEEARAAEARGVSMRAAQLAELTPERRRTLYLAKAVRRIRDTATGDAGMKRNDAAGSPRLEFGLGVARGAGDRVSGVMVASPGGVRAGEGHRRG
- a CDS encoding predicted protein: MTLSRSWSKRAMISSDSYWTKMCTYTTVKKAQIIDPKIALSHKAVMIAITAWILTGVFRDFNYVLSETPGTSVNAYIDQAGFYDQQTKLQAAPPWYCNNPKTDYNYSATWRYENNDCLFGLTLADVMTKTESAVFITTYFQDTPSDATSAAAAGLTAKNYFVPGVDQMMLWFDHSVITSWGTKVTNPSFDVTSFGSDAVLKSYTRGQEVGIKLEDLLAMTGANLDAENVASFGAPLYRITGLHVQMSVQYGNMHAGEAFDPDDVRGRGTVRYSPGVWTSLGPKIVYKKGSDGELHKFQRYHYVLRVSLEQGGTVGRFDFMTLLVNLAVASAMLGVAVTVVDTASEYLVGNFDDMKYDDRNDWMTLEALKAHALEQGILDKFAEDSGLELLEDDVMRDLKSRAQAKQERTKDALRKAAGVGAGLGGKGEKGGLGEKGGVGLRSLASGGKASANGSASGRVAPAPMRGNMFRPAPDRGTLTPSPSNVVSRMLAEQQALGLGDEDSDGDGENATDSYDGARSYQVYDGRHRGEYDYGNQEEGRRKPAVPFQVIKRRAVQRRFLAHLQHQTVVTVGSFVERYLPLGSLVHQPTSGRVSSAAAEFVKRNGETTGQWVGR